The genomic DNA ACGCTGCAAAAGTGGTTAGCAACCCTCAAGGATGAACGGCAACAGCAGTCACAGGTTAGCCAACGACTTCAGGATGATGAGCACCAGTTAGGCAGCCGCACGACGGAATTGCATCAGGCCCAACACCAATTGCAAGCAGCCTTTAAGCAGCGTCAGGTTAGCAACATGGACCAATTTCGGGAGGAGTTGGAAGCAGAACGAAAGCGTGAACAGGCTAGAAGTCAGCGAGAGCAGTTACAACAGAAGCTAACCCCGGAATTAAAGGAGCACTTGCAAGCCTTTGGTTCAGAAGCGGAATTACAAGCACAGGAAACGCAACTGACCACCAACGATCAGGAGTTTAAACAGCAACTTAGTGATTTAGTTGAAACCCGAACTAAGAAACAAACCCAGCTAAAGCAGGTGAGTCGAGATGGAACGCTGGCCGAGTTGCGGCAGGAGCAAGCTAACCTGGAAACGGAAATTAACGATTTGACCGGTCAGTGGCTGGTCCTTCAGTTATCGTACCAGTGGATTGAACGGGTGTTGAACGAAGCTAGTCATGGCCGGTTTCCGAAGGTCCAGAAACTGGCACAGCAGTATTTTGCGCTGCTTACCGATCAGCACTACCGCCAGATTCGGTACCAGAAAAAGTTAGAGGTAGTTACCAATGATGGGCAACGCTTTAACCTGGAAGAGCTGTCGCGTGGTACGATGCAGCAACTTTACTTAGCTCTAATTCTGGCCCTGACGGTGTCCTTCAGTGATGAGTTTCCGTTGCCAATTATCATTGACGATGGTTTTACCGAATTTGATAAAACTCGGACCGAGCACGCGTTAGCGTTGTTACAGGAATTAGCAGCCACGACTCAGATTATTTACCTGACGGCCGATGATCGGATTGCCTCCGAGTTAACTACTGCCAAGCTGCTTAAATTAGAATAGAAACAAAAACACCCAGACACAGTAAGTGTCTGGGTGTTTTTGTTGGAAACTAATTATTTTTTGGAAGTATCAAGGTAGCCAGAAAGAATGTTTTTCATGCTGGAATCTTCAATTTGAACGTGGTTGTCTTTTAGGACTTCAGAAACCACTTTGTGGACCGTGTTTCGATCGTTCAAGCGTTCGTTAGCTAATTGGTCTTTGATTTCGGCTTTATGCTCCTTCAAAGTTCCCTTCTTCGGGTGTTTAACCATTTCGATTACAACGTATCCACCTTCGGTTTTAATGGGGGTCTTGGAGTATTCACCATTATTTAACTTGTAAGCAGCTTTTTTAACGGAGTTGTCAACGCCAGAGGTTGCATTGTCAAAGCTGATTTCTTGACCACCATTTTTCTTGGCATTGTCATCAGCACCATATTGCTTAGCAACATCTTTCCAGCTGGTTCCGTTGTTCAAATCAGAAATAGCGCTTTGAGCCGAAGCTTCATCCTTAGTAGCCAGTTCCTTAACCGTTACCTTTGGTTGATACTTCTTGAATTGCTTTTCTAGTTGTTTGTTAGAGAAGTCGGTCTTATCAAGCACAGCTTCTTTTAACAAGAGATTGTTCTTAATCGATTCTTTCAGCTGGCTTTCCGTCATTCCTTGTTGTTGCAGAATGGTGTCGAATTGAGGTCCATACTGACTCTTGTATTTATCAAATTGCTTGTCAACTTCGGATTGTTTAACCTTACTTCCGTATTCATGTTCCAAACACTTGTTTAGAATCATCTGTTGAAGTTGGGCCTTCCCTTGTTGGGTTGACTTCATTTTATCGTAAAATTCTTCTTGGGTAATCTTACCCCCGTCAGTCGTGGCAACAGTTTTACCTTGACCACAGGCTGCTAAGGATAAACTTAGCAGGAGACCGGCGGCCCCGATGGCCCATTTTTTCTTATTCATAAACAAAAAATCCACATCCATTTCTTTAAATTTACAGATTTGTCTTACCCAATCCTAATATAAATATAACATACTTCCTAATTTCTGCCGGCATTTACCCAGAAACTTAAACATAATTTAATCTGGATTTAGAATTGGCTTTTGATGGCAGTTTGGAGGGCTTCGTACTGAGCGGCATCGTAGTCATTCGTGTGGTCACCAAAGTTAATTGAGAAGTCGTCAGCTTGTGAATACCGGGGAATCAGATGGAAGTGGGCGTGAAAAACAGATTGATAAGCCAGCTTCCCGTTATCATTTACAATGTTCATCCCTGCAATATTAGGATTAGAGGCTTTAATTGCCCGGGCAATCCGGGGAATTCGCGCAAAGACTTGACCGGCAGTGTCGGCATCAAACGCGAAGATATCCTGAATGTGTTTTTTCGGGATTACTAACGTGTGACCAGGGGTTGCTTGCGAAATGTCAAGAAAGGCGAGGACTGCTTCATCTTCGTAAACGGGATAACTCGGAATCTGGCCTTGGATAATCTTACAAAAAACACATTGATCATTAAGTTCTGTCATTTTATTCACTCCTTTATAGAATTAATTATACACTAGATTGACCGAATGCTTGGAGGTGCTATGGTATAATTAGCAATAAAAATGAAAAATGAGAGAGTGATACGCATGACTTTAGCAGTTAGTCACCTGACCGGAGGCTATTCCGGAATCCCGGTGTTAAAAGATGAAACCTTTGACGTCCAAGATGGCGAACTAGTTTCTCTAATTGGCCTGAATGGGGCGGGGAAGTCGACCACGATTAACCACATTATCGGATTGATGACGCCGTTTTCAGGAACCATTCAACTGAACGGGTTACAAATTCAAGATAACGTTGAGCAATACAAGCAACAAATTGCCTATGTTCCAGAAATGCCGATATTATATCCCGAACTGACCCTCAGAGATCACATCGAGACCACCATGATGGCTTACAACTTGGATCAAACCGAAGCTTGGCACCGGGCAGAACAATTATTGCAGACGTTTCGGCTGGCCAACAAGCTTGATTGGTTCCCTGCTAACTTTTCTAAAGGGATGCGCCAGAAGGTCATGATTGTATGTGCCTTCATGACGGATGCCAAGTTACTGGTTATTGATGAACCGTTCCTTGGTTTGGATCCGTTGGCCGTTGATGATCTCCTCACGTTAATTGATGCTAAAAAAGCAGCTGGCGTCAGTGTCTTAATGTCTACCCACGTCCTTGATACCGCCGAAAAGCACTGCGATCGGTTTGTTTTAATTAACGATGGTCGGGTCAACTACGAGGGGACCATGGCAGAGATTAAGGCGCATTACCAAACCTTTGGGGACACGTTAACTGATATTTATCTGGGCCTGGCTCGAAACCAGCAAGCAGACCCCACTCAGACCACGGGTGATCAACATGCATAATTTATTTAAAGAGCGGCTCATTAACCATTGGAACCAGTTGACTAGGTACTTGCGGTATGTATTTAATGATTTCTTTGTCATTGCGCTGATGTTTTTTATTGGAGCCGTTGGGCTTGGCTATGCCAACTTTTTAAAAACCGTGCCTCCGCACGCGGAATGGGAAGTGCTGGTGCTTCTCGTGCTGTTGACGTTCGGCCTTCAAGTTGGGCGGTTAGCCACCCTCATTGTTGATCCAGATCGGGTTTTTTTAGCTCCCCAGGAGCAGCAGTTAACGGGTTACTTTAAGCAGGCCTTTTTGTATAGTTTTAGTTTGGCAGCTGGGATGCAAATGCTCGTTTGGATAATTTTGATGCCCTTTATTAGCGTGAGTTTAGGCTGGGATGTCCGCCAATTACTGGTGGGACTAGTCCTCATGGTGGGTCTAAAATGGGACTGGCTTAGTTATCAGTTTTTGCAACTGCGCAATCATGCCACCAATCCGTGGTGGCATCGCTTGGGGTGGTTAGTACTGCTTCCAGCAGTGATCATTCTGCTAGCCCTAGTGGGACGGACGGTCATTGCCTACGTCCTTACGATGGTTGCGATTGGAGTTTTAAGCTGGCGGCTTACAAAGCAGGAGCCTCCGCTTAACTGGGAACCAATTGTGGCCACTGAACAACGCCGAATGCGGCGGATTTACCGGTTCTTTGCCCTCTTTACGGAGGTGCCAATGGTTGGTCCCCAACCGAAACGGCGTGCATACCTAGATGGATTATTCCAGCGCCTTCCTCACGACCAAGCGCATCTCTATACGAATCTATATGTCAAAACCTTTGCAAGAGACGGGGAGACCAGTTCGATGTACTTCCGGTTGCTCGTGGTGGCCGCAGTTATCCTTGGGTTAATTACGAATCAAGCCCTTTCCATCGTGGTGGCACTAACCACGCTGTATTTAACCGGGACACAATTACGGCCATTTTTTGATTGTTTTGATAACAACGTCTTTACCTATTTATACCCCGTGCGGTTTTCAAAGCGGGTACACAACTTCCGGCAGCTATTTAACTGGTTATTAATTATTGAATTAGTCGTAGCCCTAATTGCACAGGTAGTTGGGCAGGCAACCCGAACTACCTTAGGAATTACCTTAGTAGGGGGGAGCTTCAT from Fructilactobacillus ixorae includes the following:
- a CDS encoding peptidyl-prolyl cis-trans isomerase, with translation MNKKKWAIGAAGLLLSLSLAACGQGKTVATTDGGKITQEEFYDKMKSTQQGKAQLQQMILNKCLEHEYGSKVKQSEVDKQFDKYKSQYGPQFDTILQQQGMTESQLKESIKNNLLLKEAVLDKTDFSNKQLEKQFKKYQPKVTVKELATKDEASAQSAISDLNNGTSWKDVAKQYGADDNAKKNGGQEISFDNATSGVDNSVKKAAYKLNNGEYSKTPIKTEGGYVVIEMVKHPKKGTLKEHKAEIKDQLANERLNDRNTVHKVVSEVLKDNHVQIEDSSMKNILSGYLDTSKK
- a CDS encoding HIT family protein, with product MTELNDQCVFCKIIQGQIPSYPVYEDEAVLAFLDISQATPGHTLVIPKKHIQDIFAFDADTAGQVFARIPRIARAIKASNPNIAGMNIVNDNGKLAYQSVFHAHFHLIPRYSQADDFSINFGDHTNDYDAAQYEALQTAIKSQF
- a CDS encoding ABC transporter ATP-binding protein, which translates into the protein MTLAVSHLTGGYSGIPVLKDETFDVQDGELVSLIGLNGAGKSTTINHIIGLMTPFSGTIQLNGLQIQDNVEQYKQQIAYVPEMPILYPELTLRDHIETTMMAYNLDQTEAWHRAEQLLQTFRLANKLDWFPANFSKGMRQKVMIVCAFMTDAKLLVIDEPFLGLDPLAVDDLLTLIDAKKAAGVSVLMSTHVLDTAEKHCDRFVLINDGRVNYEGTMAEIKAHYQTFGDTLTDIYLGLARNQQADPTQTTGDQHA
- a CDS encoding ABC transporter permease, which codes for MHNLFKERLINHWNQLTRYLRYVFNDFFVIALMFFIGAVGLGYANFLKTVPPHAEWEVLVLLVLLTFGLQVGRLATLIVDPDRVFLAPQEQQLTGYFKQAFLYSFSLAAGMQMLVWIILMPFISVSLGWDVRQLLVGLVLMVGLKWDWLSYQFLQLRNHATNPWWHRLGWLVLLPAVIILLALVGRTVIAYVLTMVAIGVLSWRLTKQEPPLNWEPIVATEQRRMRRIYRFFALFTEVPMVGPQPKRRAYLDGLFQRLPHDQAHLYTNLYVKTFARDGETSSMYFRLLVVAAVILGLITNQALSIVVALTTLYLTGTQLRPFFDCFDNNVFTYLYPVRFSKRVHNFRQLFNWLLIIELVVALIAQVVGQATRTTLGITLVGGSFIIWWLSHRFLQQQVKREK